One Maniola hyperantus chromosome 17, iAphHyp1.2, whole genome shotgun sequence DNA window includes the following coding sequences:
- the LOC117990158 gene encoding uncharacterized protein, whose product MFAVFTRRLYFACDNIPVRHLRNRSKRLAGPGANPGLDNRLGAFREDGIKVQDDDVEEFMEQSESSFYDAGEAYNVHLKETLIGKHHLKHQIVKEKYFKENMPNLLTWSEKEQIRHLATTQPDEWTPQRIAESFPVTEPVAKKLLKYPWKPATEERIERHDASAMRNWRELKEGTLDIPEDLRAHFLKFSERTIPPLNKKSVKVDVSQEKIGEFEQIVQRCANNEKNNQNTDQFEEELSDSNKENKIIKKDWKRVTLDELASTIKNRLDKGKNVDVPDKMIMDMMNTVPSKTENVQEISKEIELIGETKEEKGLTNFKEKDNEIISDTNYPERIRIPKKAYQRGATYKVNDCFYDHDGRFLYRVIGMTDTH is encoded by the exons ATGTTTGCCGTGTTCACACGTCGTCTGTACTTTGCTTGTGACAATATCCCCGTTCGTCACTTAAGAAACCGAAGTAAAAGACTCGCTGGACCTGGAGCGAACCCTGGCTTAGACAATAGACTGGGCGCGTTCCGAGAAGACGGAATCAAGGTACAAGATGACGATGTTGAAGAGTTCATGGAACAATCGGAAAGCAGTTTCTATGAT GCAGGTGAAGCATATAACGTTCACCTAAAGGAAACATTAATTGGGAAACACCACTTGAAGCATCAAATTGTTAAGGAAAAATACTTCAAAGAGAATATGCCCAACCTGCTCACCTGGAGTGAGAAGGAACAGATTCGGCACCTGGCTACAACACAGCCTGATGAATGGACTCCTCAGAGAATCGCTGAAAGCTTTCCTGTTACTGAACCAGTTGCTAAG aaattacTAAAATATCCTTGGAAACCAGCAACTGAAGAAAGAATAGAGCGTCATGACGCATCTGCTATGAGAAACTGGAGGGAGCTGAAAGAAGGAACATTAGATATACCAGAAGACTTACGTGCACATTTCCTTAAATTCTCAGAGAGAACAATACCTCCATTAAATAAGAAATCAGTCAAAGTAGATGTATCTCAGGAAAAGATTGGAGAATTTGAACAAATAGTGCAAAGATGtgcaaataatgaaaaaaataatcaaaacacAGATCAATTTGAAGAAGAATTATCTGActcaaataaagaaaataaaataataaaaaaggacTGGAAGAGAGTAACTTTAGATGAATTAGCGAGCACTATAAAAAATCGTTTagataaaggaaaaaatgtAGATGTACCAGACAAAATGATTATGGATATGATGAATACAGTACCAAGCAAAACTGAAAATGTACAAGAAATAAGCAAAGAAATAGAGTTAATTGGCGAAACAAAAGAAGAGAAAGGTCTTACGAATTTTAAGGAAAAAGATAATGAAATTATTTCTGATACCAATTATCCAGAAAGAATAAGAATACCAAAGAAAGCTTATCAAAGAGGTGCAACATACAAAGTTAATGATTGCTTTTATGATCATGACGGGAGATTCCTGTATAGAGTAATAGGTATGACTGATACACATTAA